One Methanohalophilus mahii DSM 5219 genomic window carries:
- a CDS encoding UPF0182 family membrane protein, producing MKDMKILFLLILALFLGIGPLVGIYTDYLWFDMIGYTSVFTTILQWKLLAIIPGFIIAFLFLYINAKFAGDSIDKILAEKNITSEKVDSQIILVAIAAVSFIFGLIFSGNWKTILLYFNSTSFGLEDPILMNDIGFYVFQLPFLHMIRGVFLGLTILSLILVLALYFYRLEPLFSSDRVEIEDSEEPYFLNQSIDLKDIMDKLPTKVLVHLSAILAFLFALIAFGFFLERYEILFSQQGVVAGAGYTDVNVSLPIFTILTVLSVLTSIALLANVKLKNIKIPVVAVALIALFIVASSFVPGVYQQFKVEPTEIQLEEPYLKYNIDYTRAAYGLSDVEERPFEANMNLTSSELEDNSEVIDNIRIWDRRALEQTYKQLQQIRTYYTFNDVDTDRYHTEDGYKQYMVSAREMDTFQMAPESKTWVNEKLVYTHGYGMVMNPVSTKTEDGRPEFVLQDIPPKGEFEVDNPRMYYGEINRNYKIVNTGRDEFDYPMQGQNAFTQYEGESGILLDSFIKQLIFAFTFSDPNFILSQYIDDESRLMYRQQIVERTQEIAPFLEYDNDPYPVIHEGQIYWIIDAYTTANKYPYSETYYGVQFNGINYISNSVKVVVDAYDGTVDFYMIEDEPVVNTYSKIFPDLFKSFDEMPEGLQEHIRYPKNLFRVQMDLYENYHMESAEEFYNKEDAWEIPREVYRGNSIEMEPYYMITKLPDNGGLEYVLLQPFTPRGRENMIAWIAARCDKPNYGQLKHYELPKGELVYGPTQIESRIDQDPDISQQLTLWGQSGSNVIRGNLLVVPIGNSILYVEPLFISAEQSEIPELRRVIASSGQRVVMGEDLKESLQMLVEGRVDREEGTYQPEITQTSQELAQQALDHYNQAQEYLKEGNWTGYGEEIDQMEDVLNQLYDLNQLSQSLDEDNSTAAE from the coding sequence ATGAAAGATATGAAAATTCTATTCCTGTTAATTCTGGCATTATTTTTGGGGATTGGTCCCCTTGTAGGAATTTACACGGATTACCTATGGTTTGACATGATAGGATATACATCCGTATTTACAACTATTTTACAATGGAAATTACTTGCAATAATTCCCGGTTTTATAATTGCATTCTTATTCCTTTATATAAATGCGAAATTTGCAGGAGACTCGATTGATAAGATCCTTGCAGAGAAGAATATTACATCAGAAAAAGTGGATTCCCAGATAATTCTGGTAGCAATTGCGGCCGTATCATTTATCTTTGGTCTCATATTCAGTGGTAACTGGAAAACTATACTACTTTATTTTAATAGTACATCATTTGGATTAGAAGATCCCATTCTTATGAATGACATTGGTTTTTACGTATTCCAGCTACCTTTCCTTCATATGATAAGAGGTGTATTCCTCGGCCTGACAATCCTTTCTCTGATACTTGTACTGGCTCTTTATTTTTACAGGCTTGAGCCCTTATTCAGCTCCGATAGAGTTGAAATAGAAGATTCTGAAGAACCTTATTTTTTGAATCAGTCAATTGATTTAAAAGATATTATGGATAAATTGCCTACTAAAGTTCTTGTACACCTTTCTGCAATACTTGCATTTCTATTTGCATTAATTGCTTTTGGATTTTTCCTTGAAAGGTATGAAATATTATTCTCCCAGCAGGGAGTTGTCGCAGGCGCCGGGTATACCGATGTCAATGTTAGTTTGCCGATTTTCACCATCTTGACTGTATTGTCAGTACTGACTTCAATTGCTTTACTGGCCAATGTAAAGTTGAAAAATATAAAAATACCTGTTGTAGCTGTAGCCCTTATAGCACTCTTTATAGTGGCCAGTTCTTTTGTACCCGGAGTTTATCAGCAATTCAAGGTAGAACCTACTGAAATCCAGCTTGAAGAGCCCTACCTGAAATACAATATCGATTATACTAGAGCTGCGTACGGACTTTCTGACGTTGAAGAACGGCCGTTCGAAGCAAATATGAATTTGACTTCATCAGAGCTGGAAGACAATTCAGAAGTAATTGATAACATAAGGATATGGGACCGGCGGGCCCTGGAGCAGACCTACAAACAGCTTCAGCAGATCCGAACCTATTATACTTTTAATGATGTTGATACAGACCGCTATCATACTGAAGACGGATACAAGCAGTATATGGTATCTGCCAGGGAAATGGATACCTTTCAAATGGCTCCAGAATCCAAAACATGGGTCAATGAAAAATTGGTATATACTCATGGTTATGGAATGGTAATGAATCCTGTCAGTACAAAGACCGAAGATGGTAGACCTGAATTTGTCTTACAGGATATTCCACCAAAGGGAGAATTTGAAGTTGATAATCCACGGATGTATTATGGGGAAATCAACAGGAATTACAAAATTGTGAATACTGGAAGGGATGAATTTGATTATCCAATGCAGGGGCAGAATGCATTTACACAATATGAAGGTGAAAGTGGAATACTACTGGATTCATTTATAAAACAGCTGATATTCGCATTTACCTTTAGTGATCCGAATTTTATCCTGAGCCAGTATATCGATGATGAATCCCGGCTGATGTATCGCCAACAGATCGTTGAAAGGACACAAGAAATAGCACCGTTCCTTGAATATGACAATGACCCGTATCCGGTAATCCACGAAGGACAGATCTACTGGATAATAGATGCTTACACTACGGCTAACAAGTATCCTTATTCTGAAACCTATTATGGAGTTCAGTTTAACGGTATCAATTACATCAGTAATTCAGTTAAAGTTGTTGTAGATGCCTATGATGGAACGGTTGATTTCTATATGATAGAGGATGAACCGGTTGTGAATACCTACTCAAAGATTTTCCCGGATTTGTTTAAGTCATTTGATGAAATGCCAGAAGGCCTGCAAGAACATATTCGCTATCCCAAGAATTTGTTTAGGGTCCAGATGGACTTATATGAAAATTACCACATGGAATCTGCAGAGGAATTCTACAATAAAGAGGATGCCTGGGAAATACCCAGGGAAGTTTACAGGGGAAACAGCATTGAAATGGAACCCTATTACATGATCACCAAATTACCCGATAATGGTGGATTGGAATATGTGTTGCTGCAACCATTTACACCCCGTGGCAGGGAGAACATGATTGCCTGGATTGCAGCCAGATGTGATAAGCCAAACTATGGACAACTCAAGCATTACGAATTGCCAAAGGGAGAACTTGTCTATGGACCTACACAAATAGAGTCCAGAATCGATCAGGACCCTGATATTTCTCAGCAACTGACCCTCTGGGGTCAAAGCGGTTCCAATGTGATCAGAGGAAACCTGCTTGTAGTTCCAATCGGTAACTCGATATTGTATGTGGAACCCCTGTTCATCAGTGCCGAACAATCTGAAATTCCGGAGCTCAGAAGAGTTATTGCTTCTTCTGGACAAAGGGTTGTCATGGGAGAGGACCTGAAAGAATCCCTCCAAATGCTGGTTGAAGGCCGTGTTGACAGGGAAGAAGGAACCTACCAGCCAGAAATAACCCAAACCTCCCAGGAGCTTGCACAACAGGCATTGGACCATTACAATCAAGCTCAGGAATATCTGAAAGAAGGCAATTGGACTGGTTACGGGGAAGAAATAGATCAGATGGAAGATGTGCTAAACCAGCTTTATGATCTAAACCAGCTTTCCCAGAGTCTGGATGAAGACAATTCCACCGCAGCAGAATAA
- a CDS encoding FmdE family protein — METMDEILEKIKVENPELFSQVEKVVPFHGFLSSGALIGIHMLNIAKRILDVKEGERIYTLSETYNCIPDPFQILEGSTTGNKRLRVHDTGKMAVTVNKQAPSGIASIKGVRIYLDPEKTKNYPKLHAWYMNTKKLRHEEVVPVLLEAGENVYSYEMVDIDVPVKKKKTIKLCQKCNESFIQRNNEVLCDACNDSQTETTI; from the coding sequence ATGGAAACTATGGATGAGATCCTAGAAAAGATAAAAGTGGAAAATCCAGAACTATTTTCACAGGTTGAAAAGGTCGTTCCATTCCACGGTTTTTTGAGCAGTGGTGCTTTAATAGGGATCCACATGCTAAATATTGCAAAAAGAATACTTGATGTGAAGGAAGGGGAAAGGATATACACCCTAAGTGAAACGTATAATTGTATACCGGACCCTTTTCAGATACTAGAAGGTTCCACTACAGGCAATAAACGTTTGAGGGTTCACGATACAGGTAAAATGGCTGTGACTGTGAACAAACAAGCTCCATCGGGAATTGCTTCTATTAAGGGAGTAAGGATATATCTCGACCCGGAGAAGACTAAAAATTACCCTAAATTACATGCCTGGTATATGAACACAAAGAAACTTCGCCACGAAGAAGTTGTTCCTGTGCTTCTTGAAGCCGGTGAGAATGTCTATTCCTACGAAATGGTGGATATAGATGTACCGGTAAAAAAGAAAAAGACAATAAAATTATGCCAGAAATGTAATGAAAGTTTTATTCAAAGAAACAATGAAGTTCTTTGTGATGCATGTAACGATAGCCAAACGGAGACTACAATATGA
- a CDS encoding 4Fe-4S binding protein, producing MNETVISTKDNKQVVYIPEKCIGCGTCVMVCPKETLVIGSVGPVARGLIDKEFLEIRPNTCITCGMCSKVCPTGALEMREDGKPVEEKTYLINAIKPTTVNDDCVHCGLCEQVCPQGCIEVDQWLSNDNAAKVDGQTTIDQECCVHCGWCESVCPVDAIEVEKPFEGTWFRDEDVCQACRTCVDVCPCNALFNPDWEAGERVDKVAQRPDACIYCGACAVSCPVQAIDVRKTAIAAEMEKKKVFEKKLLDKPSVKPTLTSKLVTDEYDCLGCGNCVIVCPVNAYANKELAAGHLNNMDEKALLEVENGAVNVVDQDVCGSCGACAMICPTNAIWLEKREVE from the coding sequence ATGAATGAAACAGTGATATCGACAAAGGACAACAAACAGGTGGTATACATTCCTGAGAAGTGTATCGGCTGTGGAACTTGTGTCATGGTGTGTCCAAAAGAGACACTGGTCATCGGTTCAGTCGGACCGGTTGCCAGAGGACTCATCGACAAAGAGTTCCTGGAGATCAGACCGAATACATGTATAACATGTGGAATGTGTTCCAAAGTTTGTCCTACAGGCGCTCTTGAAATGAGAGAAGACGGAAAGCCAGTAGAGGAAAAAACCTACCTAATAAATGCTATAAAACCAACCACTGTCAATGATGATTGTGTACACTGCGGACTTTGCGAACAGGTATGTCCACAGGGTTGCATTGAAGTGGACCAGTGGCTCTCCAACGATAATGCAGCAAAAGTTGATGGTCAAACAACAATCGACCAGGAATGCTGTGTACACTGCGGATGGTGTGAATCAGTTTGTCCGGTTGATGCCATCGAAGTAGAGAAACCATTTGAAGGAACCTGGTTCAGGGATGAGGATGTCTGTCAGGCATGCCGCACCTGTGTTGATGTATGCCCCTGCAATGCATTATTCAATCCAGATTGGGAAGCCGGGGAACGTGTTGACAAAGTAGCCCAGAGGCCTGATGCATGTATCTATTGTGGAGCATGTGCAGTTTCCTGTCCTGTACAGGCAATTGATGTCAGGAAAACTGCAATTGCAGCTGAAATGGAAAAGAAGAAAGTATTCGAGAAAAAACTCCTCGACAAACCTTCCGTCAAGCCAACACTCACTTCCAAACTTGTCACCGATGAATATGACTGTCTTGGCTGCGGAAACTGTGTAATTGTCTGTCCTGTAAACGCTTATGCAAACAAGGAACTTGCTGCAGGGCACCTCAATAACATGGATGAAAAAGCATTGCTGGAAGTCGAGAACGGAGCAGTTAATGTAGTTGATCAGGACGTTTGTGGCTCCTGTGGCGCATGTGCCATGATCTGCCCGACAAACGCTATATGGCTGGAGAAAAGAGAGGTGGAATAA
- a CDS encoding formylmethanofuran dehydrogenase subunit A: MAATIAIKNGHVFDPLNEINGDIMDIYIKDGKVVPELSDAEMKNAKVVDATGKTVMPGGVDSHTHIAGAKVNSGRLMRPEDSYKWNRPKTSITHGGTGETVPSVYLEGYEYAQMGYTTAFEAAVPPLEARHTHEEMHSIPMLDMGGYLVLGNNWFMMRYLKEGDINKAAAYVAWMMRTHKTYGIKCVNPAGVENWGWGKNVESLDETNIHFEITPREIIEGLTEVNEMLGLPMPVHLHANNLGHPGCYETTKESLTIPAKVKPNQDMGVEWAETKIDPTKDKSIYLTHLQFNAFGGTSWRDFESGVKDITDYVNSQDHVVIDSGSVPFGEATCMTGDGPSIHDIAVLTGSKWSNCDVELECGSGVCPFTYLKSNPVHSVQWAMGLESLLLIDDPWKTIMTTDNPNGGPFTKYPNVMTWLMSEAYRNETFSEVHKWANDRSTLGGVSRELSLYDIATITRATPAKTNGMAHRKGSLAVGADGDVTIYDIDPTRLDVTANYNDLLTKFRYADYTIKGGEIAAHNGEIMSIPERRTYYSDIKVDANEEKKMLEDVKDWFRYYTLGFENYPTPEKYLVNPTPINVNMEK; the protein is encoded by the coding sequence ATGGCAGCTACTATTGCAATAAAAAATGGACATGTTTTTGATCCCCTCAATGAGATAAATGGGGATATCATGGACATCTATATCAAGGACGGAAAAGTCGTCCCTGAATTATCTGATGCGGAAATGAAAAACGCAAAGGTCGTTGATGCCACTGGTAAAACTGTAATGCCAGGTGGTGTGGATTCACACACCCATATTGCGGGTGCCAAAGTAAACTCCGGTCGTCTGATGCGGCCAGAGGACAGTTACAAGTGGAATCGTCCAAAGACCTCAATAACCCATGGCGGTACCGGGGAAACAGTACCTTCAGTATATCTTGAAGGGTATGAGTATGCCCAGATGGGATATACCACAGCTTTTGAAGCTGCGGTCCCGCCTCTGGAAGCACGTCACACCCATGAAGAGATGCATTCCATCCCAATGCTTGACATGGGAGGATACCTTGTTCTTGGTAACAACTGGTTCATGATGCGCTATCTCAAGGAAGGTGACATTAACAAAGCTGCTGCTTATGTAGCCTGGATGATGAGGACACACAAGACCTATGGTATAAAATGTGTCAACCCTGCCGGTGTGGAGAACTGGGGATGGGGTAAAAATGTAGAATCCCTGGATGAGACCAACATCCACTTTGAAATTACACCCAGGGAAATTATCGAAGGACTTACCGAAGTCAATGAAATGCTCGGCCTTCCTATGCCAGTACACCTGCACGCCAACAACCTGGGTCACCCGGGATGTTATGAAACTACAAAAGAATCCCTTACCATTCCAGCAAAAGTCAAACCCAATCAGGATATGGGAGTCGAATGGGCGGAAACCAAGATCGATCCTACAAAGGATAAATCCATCTACCTGACTCACTTGCAATTCAATGCCTTTGGCGGAACATCCTGGAGAGACTTTGAATCAGGTGTAAAGGATATTACAGATTATGTTAACAGTCAGGACCATGTGGTAATTGACAGTGGTAGCGTACCTTTCGGGGAAGCCACATGTATGACCGGTGACGGTCCGTCTATCCATGACATTGCAGTCCTTACAGGCAGTAAATGGTCCAACTGTGATGTAGAGCTTGAATGTGGTTCCGGTGTATGTCCGTTCACATATCTCAAGAGCAATCCTGTACACAGTGTCCAGTGGGCAATGGGACTTGAATCCCTGCTTCTGATCGATGATCCATGGAAGACCATCATGACAACCGATAATCCAAACGGTGGACCATTCACCAAATATCCGAATGTCATGACCTGGTTGATGTCAGAGGCTTACAGGAATGAAACGTTCAGCGAAGTCCACAAATGGGCAAATGACAGAAGTACACTCGGCGGTGTCAGCCGTGAACTGTCTCTCTATGACATTGCAACCATTACCCGTGCCACTCCTGCAAAGACCAATGGAATGGCACACAGGAAAGGAAGTCTTGCTGTTGGGGCAGATGGTGATGTAACCATTTATGATATCGATCCAACCAGATTGGACGTTACAGCCAACTACAATGATCTGCTCACCAAATTCAGGTATGCAGATTATACCATCAAGGGCGGGGAAATCGCGGCCCATAACGGCGAGATAATGTCGATTCCTGAAAGAAGGACCTACTACAGTGACATAAAGGTCGATGCAAACGAGGAAAAGAAGATGCTTGAGGACGTGAAGGATTGGTTCAGGTACTACACCCTTGGTTTCGAGAACTATCCAACACCTGAGAAATACCTCGTCAACCCAACCCCCATCAATGTAAACATGGAGAAGTGA
- a CDS encoding formylmethanofuran dehydrogenase subunit C, giving the protein MTEVVLTPNTEIDIKIEADVIKPDEFAGKSKEEIEQLIVWQGPDQLPLKNFFDVEGQGGSSAEETSILIKGDVSRVKMIGAEMTAGKITIQGTTGMKVAAEMKGGEIVVEGDADSWAGTEMKGGLLHIKGNTVDHLGCAYRGSWKGMSGGRIVVDGNVQSQVGGGITGGEIIINGNAENFCGIRQSGGLIVIKGNAIRAIGAEMSGGTIVVEGHIANFTPGMQYEDEQYDLCFEDIECGGAFKKFTGDFAISKKPKGVLYAGKEANLEL; this is encoded by the coding sequence ATGACAGAGGTAGTACTTACACCAAACACTGAAATTGATATTAAGATCGAAGCCGATGTAATCAAACCAGACGAGTTTGCAGGCAAGAGCAAAGAAGAAATTGAGCAGTTGATAGTCTGGCAGGGTCCGGACCAGTTGCCCTTGAAGAATTTCTTTGATGTGGAAGGTCAGGGCGGAAGTTCTGCTGAAGAAACTTCCATTCTGATAAAAGGCGATGTGTCCCGTGTGAAAATGATCGGTGCTGAAATGACCGCCGGCAAAATCACTATTCAGGGAACCACCGGCATGAAAGTCGCAGCTGAGATGAAAGGCGGCGAAATTGTCGTGGAAGGAGATGCAGATTCATGGGCAGGAACCGAAATGAAAGGTGGTTTGCTCCATATTAAGGGCAACACAGTCGATCATCTGGGATGTGCCTACCGCGGCAGCTGGAAAGGAATGAGCGGCGGACGTATCGTTGTTGACGGAAATGTCCAGAGCCAGGTGGGAGGAGGCATTACAGGTGGTGAAATCATCATAAACGGTAATGCTGAAAACTTCTGCGGTATACGCCAGTCCGGTGGCCTCATTGTCATCAAAGGAAATGCTATACGTGCAATTGGTGCCGAAATGAGCGGCGGGACAATTGTGGTCGAAGGCCATATTGCCAATTTCACTCCCGGTATGCAGTATGAAGATGAGCAATATGATCTCTGTTTTGAGGATATCGAATGTGGTGGAGCATTTAAAAAATTCACAGGTGACTTTGCCATATCCAAAAAACCAAAAGGGGTCCTGTATGCTGGCAAGGAAGCAAACCTGGAGCTCTGA
- a CDS encoding molybdopterin dinucleotide binding domain-containing protein, with translation MKALLNTGSTIYEGQFAKGGEKYSEGYMKECALCWISPLDFEELGCPEKVKVTSMDGKHTVAVYTRCTDRVMCGNVFMPRAIWSNVVIDPHTFSTGSPLYKGSPVDIEPTDEEVLTAEDIVLKVYAGGK, from the coding sequence ATGAAAGCATTACTAAATACCGGAAGTACAATTTATGAAGGACAATTTGCCAAGGGTGGCGAAAAATATTCCGAAGGTTACATGAAGGAATGTGCCCTGTGCTGGATTTCTCCTTTGGACTTTGAGGAACTTGGATGTCCGGAAAAGGTGAAGGTAACCAGCATGGATGGCAAACATACAGTAGCTGTATACACAAGATGCACTGACAGAGTTATGTGTGGCAATGTATTCATGCCCCGTGCCATCTGGTCCAACGTGGTAATTGACCCGCACACCTTCTCCACAGGATCACCTCTTTACAAAGGCAGTCCTGTTGATATAGAACCCACTGACGAGGAGGTTCTCACAGCTGAGGATATTGTATTGAAAGTATATGCAGGAGGTAAGTGA
- a CDS encoding formylmethanofuran dehydrogenase subunit B, which translates to MFKNIFCPVCGASCDDVQVELKDNSITVKNACKMGNAKFQEIVSDHRIRKPMIKKDGKFVEVSWEEALTKAAEILAASKKPMLFMGSETSCEAQEVGLHIGEYLGGTVDSNATICHGPTVMGIQEAGCAAATAGTKKNRSDVNIYWGTNPLESMPRHMSKYGIFPRGYWTKRGRFDRKVITVDPRRTPTADASDLHVQLNPNSDYELFNALLTILNGKEPHHSVEKVTGVPISVMEEMVDMILDANFASFSVGLGVSSSYGKHRNIEMALNVIKELNNNHGTKASIGALRGHCNVAGFNMVASYLYGYPFALDFTRGYPRYNPGETSCVDILREKDTDAAMVVGADLIAHTPADCASYLTEIPMVCIDIAPGPTPTAADVILPGVIDAMECDGTFYRLDNVSVYFKPFTSSPFDFTESNEDTLKQLFAKVKEMKS; encoded by the coding sequence ATGTTCAAGAACATATTCTGTCCCGTCTGTGGTGCTTCTTGTGATGATGTGCAGGTGGAACTGAAAGATAACAGCATCACTGTCAAGAACGCATGTAAGATGGGGAATGCAAAGTTCCAGGAGATCGTGAGTGATCACCGTATAAGGAAACCCATGATCAAAAAGGATGGGAAATTCGTGGAAGTTAGCTGGGAGGAAGCCCTGACAAAGGCCGCAGAAATCCTCGCTGCTTCAAAGAAACCCATGCTCTTTATGGGAAGTGAAACCTCCTGTGAGGCCCAGGAAGTAGGTCTGCATATAGGCGAATATCTTGGTGGAACAGTAGACTCCAATGCAACAATATGCCACGGGCCGACGGTTATGGGTATCCAGGAAGCAGGATGTGCTGCTGCCACAGCAGGTACCAAAAAGAACCGCAGTGACGTGAACATCTACTGGGGTACCAACCCGCTGGAATCCATGCCCAGGCATATGTCCAAATACGGTATTTTCCCCAGAGGATACTGGACCAAGAGGGGACGTTTCGACAGGAAAGTTATTACTGTGGATCCAAGAAGGACACCGACAGCCGATGCTTCAGACCTTCATGTCCAGCTCAATCCCAACAGTGATTATGAACTGTTCAATGCTCTTTTGACAATCCTTAACGGTAAAGAGCCTCACCACTCCGTTGAAAAGGTCACCGGTGTGCCTATATCCGTTATGGAAGAAATGGTGGACATGATCCTCGATGCCAACTTTGCCAGTTTCTCTGTTGGTCTGGGTGTCAGTTCATCATACGGAAAACACCGCAACATCGAAATGGCACTTAACGTCATAAAAGAGTTGAACAACAACCACGGTACTAAAGCCAGTATCGGTGCACTTCGTGGTCACTGCAATGTTGCAGGATTTAACATGGTTGCATCCTATCTCTACGGTTATCCGTTTGCCCTTGATTTTACACGGGGCTATCCCAGGTACAACCCTGGTGAAACAAGCTGTGTGGATATTCTCAGGGAAAAGGATACTGATGCAGCAATGGTTGTAGGTGCCGATCTTATAGCACATACTCCGGCAGACTGTGCATCCTACCTTACAGAAATTCCAATGGTATGCATAGACATTGCTCCAGGCCCAACACCAACCGCAGCTGACGTAATACTGCCCGGCGTAATTGATGCCATGGAATGTGACGGTACATTCTACAGACTGGACAATGTGTCCGTTTACTTCAAGCCCTTCACATCCTCTCCCTTTGACTTCACAGAAAGCAATGAGGACACCCTCAAGCAGCTCTTTGCGAAGGTAAAGGAAATGAAGAGCTAA
- the fdhD gene encoding formate dehydrogenase accessory sulfurtransferase FdhD has translation MNEKDWHFDNKPDTEITWKEEERDDTAPYIPIKCIEVKGEASPEEIYVDVVIEENYEVFLNGNFISSFLASPRELKEMAAGHLICEGHIENIDQIISIDVHEKKLLCKTKSPSEDKDVIISSYLCDCALWKMHQLTKNKAIPNPNMRVRKKILFDLIDYIFEEGKIWRRTGGAHSTVIATSQGEILTFCEDVSRASAVDKAIGKAALDGVKLNNCIMATSGRLSVTMVGKGVNARIPLMVSKAAPMDQGIRLARQNNMTLVGFARRPNLYIYSNPERLI, from the coding sequence ATGAATGAAAAAGATTGGCACTTCGATAATAAACCGGATACTGAGATTACGTGGAAAGAGGAGGAGCGGGATGATACCGCTCCTTACATTCCCATAAAATGTATCGAAGTAAAAGGCGAAGCTTCCCCTGAAGAAATCTATGTGGATGTTGTGATTGAGGAAAATTATGAAGTTTTCCTGAATGGCAACTTCATATCCTCTTTTTTGGCAAGTCCCAGGGAACTCAAGGAAATGGCCGCTGGCCATCTCATATGTGAAGGGCACATTGAAAATATTGACCAGATTATTTCAATTGATGTTCACGAAAAAAAATTATTATGTAAAACAAAATCACCATCAGAGGATAAAGATGTTATCATCTCTTCCTATTTATGTGACTGTGCACTATGGAAGATGCATCAGCTTACAAAAAACAAAGCCATCCCGAACCCGAATATGAGGGTCAGAAAAAAAATCCTGTTCGATCTAATAGACTACATTTTTGAAGAGGGCAAAATATGGAGGCGTACCGGTGGTGCCCATTCGACTGTAATCGCAACCTCGCAAGGAGAAATACTCACATTTTGTGAGGATGTTAGCCGGGCATCAGCAGTTGATAAAGCAATCGGTAAAGCTGCACTGGATGGTGTGAAACTTAATAATTGTATTATGGCGACTTCAGGACGGTTGTCTGTTACAATGGTAGGAAAAGGCGTCAATGCCAGAATTCCCCTTATGGTGAGTAAAGCCGCACCAATGGATCAGGGAATCAGGCTTGCAAGGCAAAATAATATGACACTCGTGGGATTTGCACGCAGGCCCAATCTTTACATCTATTCCAACCCTGAGCGCTTAATCTGA
- a CDS encoding DUF364 domain-containing protein — protein sequence MSDLLIRLIDRLGKEYADTFPGNIVDEITLGVVYSGARIGTHGGVAATQIPQSAHCETLSSAGTMHNNPLPQVLEMGKSSNSLKRTVAASALNAFIKKTGEEISSYESSDTSVLDIIKNNDRVAMVGHFAPMIPAILKKASTLYVAEKRPIKDERITIVPEEELKETIASSDVAIITGTTLLNNSLDPLLESVSQASNTILLGPTTPLYPEPFFEEGFTAVMGTKIDDAPTMLRVVSQAGGTKHLHRNCGTKISFVQ from the coding sequence ATGAGTGATCTACTAATCAGATTGATTGACAGGCTGGGTAAAGAATATGCTGATACTTTCCCTGGAAATATTGTGGATGAAATTACTCTGGGAGTGGTTTACAGTGGTGCCAGAATTGGTACCCACGGGGGTGTTGCTGCAACCCAGATTCCTCAATCAGCCCACTGTGAAACCCTTTCATCCGCAGGTACAATGCATAATAACCCTCTGCCACAGGTTCTGGAGATGGGTAAATCATCCAATTCCCTAAAACGTACAGTTGCGGCCAGTGCACTCAATGCTTTCATTAAAAAGACCGGGGAAGAGATTTCTTCCTACGAATCATCAGATACCAGTGTCTTGGATATTATAAAAAATAATGACAGGGTAGCAATGGTAGGTCATTTTGCCCCTATGATTCCCGCTATATTAAAAAAAGCCTCAACCCTTTATGTGGCGGAAAAAAGGCCAATAAAAGATGAAAGGATAACTATTGTACCTGAGGAAGAACTAAAAGAAACGATAGCATCATCCGATGTTGCTATAATCACAGGTACCACTCTTTTGAACAACTCCCTTGACCCTCTGCTGGAATCAGTGAGTCAGGCATCTAACACGATACTGCTTGGACCTACTACGCCCCTGTACCCGGAACCTTTCTTTGAAGAGGGATTTACTGCTGTAATGGGTACAAAAATTGATGATGCACCAACAATGCTAAGAGTAGTTAGTCAGGCTGGCGGGACAAAACACCTTCACAGAAACTGTGGCACAAAAATATCCTTTGTTCAGTAA